The Sorangiineae bacterium MSr11954 DNA segment TTGGAGAGCACGCTTTTGCAGCTTCATGTCGAGGCGCTGTTCACGCACGATTCCAAGGAACGCCTCCTCTCGACCAATGAGATCGGCCCGGTGGCCGCGCCCCGCTTTTACCTCGCGCGCACGACCACCGGCCACCTTTGGCGCGTACGGCACGACGTGCCCGACACCATCGCCCGCTCGCTCGTCGAGCTCGCCGCCAGCGAGCCAGCGAGCTCGGACCTCTCGGCGGCGCCCCGGCACCTCGATGCCTATCGCGAGCTTTTGGAGTCGCTGCACCCGGTCGACGAGGTGAGCGCGGGGCCCGCCTTCTTCTTCCCTGACGAGGTCGAGCGGCCCGAAAATGTGGTCACCATCGATCCCACGAACGCCCATTTGCTCCACCCATTTGGGTTTTCGCCGTACGAGCTCGCCGTTGGATTGGAATCGGGCCGCCCGTTCACCGCGATCGTCGAGGATGGCGTTGCGCGATCGATGTGCCATTGCGCGCGCTTCACCGATCGCGCGGCGGAGGCGGGGGTGCGCACGCTCGCGGACTTCCAAGGCCGCGGCTACGCGCCCGCGGTCGTCGCCGCTTGGGCCTTGGCCGTGCGCGCGGTGGGACGAATTCCACTTTACAGCACCTCGTGGAGCAACCTGCGGTCGCGGGCCGTCGCGCGGCGGCTCGGGCTGGTGACATATGGCGCGGAGTGGAGCCTCCTGTGAGGTCGTAGGCGCGCGCACGCGGCGGCGAAGTCGAAAGATCGGTTCACGCCGAGAATAGCCTCCCCATACAAGTGTCGCCGGCGGCGCCTTGATACCTTTGGATATGCGCTTTGGCGCCCACCCATTCAGCGCTCGTTTTTACCTCGCGCGTGAGCGCTACAAATCTAGAGGTGCCTCCGTGAATCATTCCATCCTCACCCTAGTTTCACTATTTGCTATTCCCGCCGCGCTGGGGGCTTGCTCCGCGGGCGGAGAGTCGAACCAAACCTCGCGAAATACGCTCGATACGGTGAGCGAAACGGCGCTCGATTCGCCCTCCGAGTCACGCTGCGCGGAGACGCCGACGTCCGTCAAATGCTCCAAAAACTCCACGCGCATCGACGGACGAGAGGTCCATTGGCAAATTCCCGTTGGAACGCCGCCGGCGGGTGGGTGGCCCACGGTGCTGATCTTCCAGGGCTCTCTGTTCACGGCGGAGTTGACGTGGCAGGCGGAAAAGGGACTACCGTTTGGTGCGTATTACCAGACATTGGTCGTCAAGCGCCTGCTCGATCATGGCTTTGCCGTCATCGCCCCCGAGGCGCACGGTGAAGGCACGACGTTCTGGGATACGAACAACCCGCTCTTTGCGCTCAATTGGAAGGCGTCGGGCGACCATCGGCTGATGCTCGCGATCTTCGACGCGATCGACTCCGGCAAGTTTGGCCAGCTTCGCGGTACACGCATGTACGCCACGGGGATCTCCAGCGGCGGCTATATGACCAGCCGCATGGGGGTCGCCTATCCGGAGCGGTTCGCCGCGCTCGGAGTTCAATCCGGCTCGTATGCGACGTGCGCGGGGCCCGTTTGCTCGGTGCCCGCGCTGTCCAGCGATCACCCCCCGACATTGCTCCTTCACGGGAGCGCCGATCTCACCGTTCCGCTCTACACCGCGAGGCGCTACGAAGCTGCTCTGAAGTCGGCGGGCATCGACAACGACTTCATCGTCCGCTCGGGCGCCGGCCACGAATGGATCGCGGAGGCGCCGGACGCCGTGCTCCGGTGGTTCCAGAGCCATCCTTGAGCGAAATGCCGTTCCGCTCGGAGCGGTGTCGCCGGCTCACGAGCGCGACTTGTACCTCAGGCTCACCAACACGGTGCGCGGCGGCCCTGGGGTGAGCTGCGAGTCGTTGATGGATGACACGTAATAGCGCCCCAACCCGAGCAGGTTATCGCCGTTGACGGCGATTTCCATGGGCCCGACCGCGTAAAACACGGCCGCGCTCACCAGGGCATACGCGGGCATCTCCACGGTGTTGGAGGCGTCGGCCCACTGATTTCCGATCACGCGCAGCCCCGCGGCGGCGCTGAAGCCCAAGGGGAAGACGTATTTTCCCCACGCGGAGAACGTGTGATCCGGAACGTTGGCGGGCGTCTTTCCCGTGAAGTTTCCGCTGGACGAGAGGTAATCGTCGTAGCGGGCGCGCGTATACGCATATCCGAGGCGAAGCGAGAACGACGCGATGGACTCGAGCGTGATGCTCGCCTCGACACCCCGCGAGCTCTGGGCGCCGAGCTGCTCGTAAATGTTGGCTTTGCGCGCCACCACCATGTCCGTCTTGCGCAAGTTGTAGGCGGCGAGATCGACGTGCATGCGGCGCTCGAAGGCATCGATGCGGGCGCCCAGCTCGTACTCGCGACCGCGCTCGGGATCGAAGGTGCGGCCGTCGGCGGAGACCGTTCGTACGGGGGTGAATCCCGTCCCCGTCATGCCGTAAAAGGTGAGCCAATCCGCCGGCTGCAGCACCAGACCCGCGCGAAAGGTGGCCGCGATGAGATCGCGATCCTGCGATGTCTGGGAGCCGCCAGGGGTCACCGCCGTGTCGTACATTCGGGTCGTGGAGTCGTACTCCCATCGATCGAGGCGCCCGCTGAGCGAGAGCTTGAACCCCTCCGCGAGCTTGACGGTGTCGTGCGCAAAGAGCGAATGCGTGGTCTGATGGCGCGTGACGCGCCCGACGCGCGTCGTGCCATAATCGCCTTGCGGATCCGGAGCATCGGCGAACGGAACGGGCGCCAGATCCGTGTTCCGGAGATCGAAGCGCGGGGGGCGCGCCAGCAGGTAGCCGAAGTCGTATCCGAAGAGCGCGCGGTGCGGCACCAGCAACGTGCCGCGCACGTGCGCCTCGAGCTGCGCGGATACCGCGTCCCACTCCTGCCCGAGGGTAAACCATTGACGATCGACGGTTTGCCCGCGCCCGACCGTCAAGAACTCGGCCGATTTGTAATCGTACGGGTTGCGGCTCACCCCCGCGCGCGCCACCAGCTTGACGTGGTCGCTGGCGGTGTAGGCGTACTCCAGGCGCCCGTCGTAGAACGCGCCATCGAGGTAGTCCCACGGCGTATTGAAGCGTCGTTCGAGGGCGATGCCGTCGGGCACCTTTCCGTTCTCGGTCGGCAGCCCCGTGTCGGCCGAAAAGTGAAACTTTTGATAACCCAGACGCACGAGGACGCGATGCCGATCCGCGGGCCTCCATTCGACGGCGCCGGTGATGTTGGCGTTGGTCGATCGATTCCGGCGAAACCCCTCGTCATCGACGATGCCGGCGTCCACGCGCGCGGCCAGGGTGTCGTCGATGGGCCCGGTGGCTCCCACCGAGGCGCGGCGCAGGCTGGAGGGACCTCCCACCGAAAGAGAGCCCTCGTAACCGAAACGTCGCGAGGGCAATTTGTGAAGAATGCTCACGACGCCGCCGATACCGCCATAGCCATAGAGCGCCGACGCCGGTCCCTTGAGGACCTCGATGCGGTCGATGCCGGCCAGGTTGCCCGAGGGCGCGGAGTCGGCGAGCTGGTAGCGGTCGTCGCGCATGCCATCGACGACGCTCGTAAATTCTTTGAAGCCTCGAATGGTCATGGACGTGAATCCGCCATATTCGAGTTGGGGCTGCACACCGGGAACCCATGAAACGGCGCCGGCCACGTCGGACGCACCATGCTCCTCGATCTCCCGGTCGGTCACCACATGGACCGTGGCGGGGATATCACGAAGAGGTTCCTGCATGCGCGAGCCCACCGTGGGGCCCCGGCGCCCGCTGACCTGCACATCGGCCGGCGCGCCGGGAGCAGGGGTCGATGTCGCGGTTTGCGCGGAGGCCAGAGCGCTCGCAAATGTGGATACGAAGAAAGCAGGCAAGGCCGGCCGCGAGGCCCGCGCAAGACGATTCATGCGCGCCTTGCTACCCGACCTCGCGAGCCGCCGTCCAGCGACGATTCGTCGCACCTTCCAAGCAGGTAGGAGCGTCCGCGCGCGGCGATGTTCTAGGGCCGAATGTGACCGCCCGGCGCGAGCCCGCTGGGCACCTTGGCGGGGATCGTGCGATCGAAGTCGCCATCGCTCAACGCTTCGAAGAAGGCCATGAAATCATCGTGGCTGCCATCGCCGAATCGAAGGTCCTCGAGATCGGGATCCTGCGATTTTCCCGAGCTCACGACATCGGTGTAGAACTGGAGCACATCCTCGATGTTCTTGTGGAGCCCGTTATGCATGTAGGGCGCCGTCTTCATGATATTTCGAAGTGATGGAGTGCGGAAGTGTCCCTCGCCGGCCCCGGGATCGGGGGTCGCGCCGGGCAGCTCGGGGACCCCCAGGCGATGCAATTTGAAATCCGACAGCAGCGGGCCCGAATGGCACGAGCCGCAGCCGGCCGCGACGAACGCCGCCAGGCCTCGTTTGGCGACGTGGGAGAGGGCGCCGTCGTCGCCGGCCATGAATCGGTCGAAGGAGCTGCCGCGGTCGACGAGGGTGCGTTCGAACGCCGCGATGGCCTGCCCCAGCTTTCGTTCCGTGATGGGGCCCGGGCCGAAGGCCTCGTCGAAACGGGTGCGGTATTCGGCGATGGCCCCGAGCCGCGAAAGAATCTCCGGCAGGATGGCGGCTTCGTCGAAGTGCTCGCCGCGCATCTCGTCGAGGTTGGCCATCGGGCGCAGCGCCTGCTCCTCCAACGACACCACGCGATGATCCCAAAACATGGGCGCCTTTTCGGCCGGGGGCTGGGTGGTCGAGGTCACGCCATTCCAGACTACGTCCAGGATCGTCATGGCATTGCGGTTCGTTCGATGATGCCGGGCGCCGGGTTTCCTTGCCGCGCCGAGGCCGGCGCCCCCCACGCCGATGGAAACGTCGAGGCCATCGGTGTAGGCGAAGCTCGGATGATGGCAGGTGGCGCAGGCGATATCGCGGTCTCCCGAGAGCACGGGATCCCAAAACAACGCGCGGCCGAGCTCGACCTTCGCCGGCGACGTTGCATTGTCCGCGGGGTGAATGGCCGATGCGGGGAGGGGGTGAATCGCCTTTTCGGGCGGCACATGGGGCGCGGAGCACGCCGCGAGCGTGGAGGCCGCGAACATGGACGCCATGAGCGCGAGAGGCGCCAGCGCGGAGGCCGCCAAGGCGGCGCCTTTCATAGGTGGCCTCCGAGCGCCAGCGCCCAATAGCGGAATGTGCGGGGCTGATCCTCGGTGAAGACGGCCAAGGTGTGGCGGAGCGAAAGATCGATATGGCGTCCGAACGTCCAACCGGCTTCGACTTCGAGCGGAAAACCAAATCGCATATCGGTGGATTCGACGGTGCGCGCCGGGAGCTCGAGGGCGATGCGATCGCGGGCGACGAGCAGGCCCGCGCCGGCGCCGACGTGGAGCCCGACCCCGCCGCCTGCGCGAAATGGATAGAGCCGATAGCTCGCGCGCGCAGACACCACGTCCAGATGGGCGCCCGTGACGACGCCGGGAAGATCGATGGACCAGCTGGAGAATCGGGCGTAGTCCCCGGTCACCGTCAATCGATGCTCCGCGGCGCCGGTCTGGCCCAATCCGAGGTCGGCGCCCCCCCGAAAGGACAGCGCCGGGCCGGGTTTGCGGGGCCATGCTGGCCGCGGCCATGGCGCGCGCCCACAAAGTGTCGGATCCCGAGCGATTCGCGTCGATGGCCTTTCTGATTTGGCAATTGGGCGAATCGACCATGCGGCTGGCGATTTCCGTCGATCGCAACGAGGGAGCTGCCCTGGTTGCGGCGTACAAGAAAATGACCATGCGCGAGATCGTGCATCCGCGCCCGTGAAGGCCAAGGCGCGAGAAAGCGCACCTCTCCTCCTCGCGCTCCGACATCCCCGGAACGGCTGACACAGGTTGGCATGCACGCCCTCGCGCTTCTTCGGCGGATTTCGCGGGTCGTGTGGGCACGCGCGTTGCTCGACCAGCGTGCATGCTTGCTCTCCTGCGATGGGGTCTCCTTCTTTCAATCTCGGCGACGCTTGCACCGCTCACCTTGGGGTGTGGGAGCGAGAGCCGTTTCGATGGCCGGCCATCGGGGCGATGTGGGGTCACGAGCGACACGTCCCTGAAGCCCGAGCCAAATGGCATGCATCGCTTTGCCTCCGAGCAGGAGCTCGATGCCTATGTCGCCGAGGCGGAGGCGGAGGCCGCGAAGCAAGGCTGCGACAAAGGCGCCAATGGAGATTCGTACAACGCAGGGGGCGTCCCGGGGGCGGGTCCCCCGAACGAGAACGTCACGAACAACCAAGAGAACGGCGTCGACGAGGGCGGCATCGTCAAGA contains these protein-coding regions:
- a CDS encoding prolyl oligopeptidase family serine peptidase; amino-acid sequence: MNHSILTLVSLFAIPAALGACSAGGESNQTSRNTLDTVSETALDSPSESRCAETPTSVKCSKNSTRIDGREVHWQIPVGTPPAGGWPTVLIFQGSLFTAELTWQAEKGLPFGAYYQTLVVKRLLDHGFAVIAPEAHGEGTTFWDTNNPLFALNWKASGDHRLMLAIFDAIDSGKFGQLRGTRMYATGISSGGYMTSRMGVAYPERFAALGVQSGSYATCAGPVCSVPALSSDHPPTLLLHGSADLTVPLYTARRYEAALKSAGIDNDFIVRSGAGHEWIAEAPDAVLRWFQSHP
- a CDS encoding TonB-dependent receptor — translated: MNRLARASRPALPAFFVSTFASALASAQTATSTPAPGAPADVQVSGRRGPTVGSRMQEPLRDIPATVHVVTDREIEEHGASDVAGAVSWVPGVQPQLEYGGFTSMTIRGFKEFTSVVDGMRDDRYQLADSAPSGNLAGIDRIEVLKGPASALYGYGGIGGVVSILHKLPSRRFGYEGSLSVGGPSSLRRASVGATGPIDDTLAARVDAGIVDDEGFRRNRSTNANITGAVEWRPADRHRVLVRLGYQKFHFSADTGLPTENGKVPDGIALERRFNTPWDYLDGAFYDGRLEYAYTASDHVKLVARAGVSRNPYDYKSAEFLTVGRGQTVDRQWFTLGQEWDAVSAQLEAHVRGTLLVPHRALFGYDFGYLLARPPRFDLRNTDLAPVPFADAPDPQGDYGTTRVGRVTRHQTTHSLFAHDTVKLAEGFKLSLSGRLDRWEYDSTTRMYDTAVTPGGSQTSQDRDLIAATFRAGLVLQPADWLTFYGMTGTGFTPVRTVSADGRTFDPERGREYELGARIDAFERRMHVDLAAYNLRKTDMVVARKANIYEQLGAQSSRGVEASITLESIASFSLRLGYAYTRARYDDYLSSSGNFTGKTPANVPDHTFSAWGKYVFPLGFSAAAGLRVIGNQWADASNTVEMPAYALVSAAVFYAVGPMEIAVNGDNLLGLGRYYVSSINDSQLTPGPPRTVLVSLRYKSRS